A single region of the Camelus ferus isolate YT-003-E chromosome 2, BCGSAC_Cfer_1.0, whole genome shotgun sequence genome encodes:
- the RELL1 gene encoding RELT-like protein 1 isoform X2 produces MHVTSSDNGGSHTLHSRTETTPSPTNNTGNGHPEYIAYALVPVFFIMGLFGVLICHLLKKKGYRCTTEAEQDVEEKVEKIELNDSVNENSDTVGQIVHYIMKNEANADVLKAMVADNSLYDPESPVTPSTPGSPPVSPGPLSPGATPGKHVCGHHLHTVGGVVERDVCHRCRHKRWHFIKPTNKSKEGRSRRQGEVTVLSVGRFRVTKVEHKSNQKERRSLMSVSGPEGVNGEVPVTPVKKEQSDTE; encoded by the exons ATGCATGTTACTTCCTCAGACAATGGTGGCAGCCACACGTTACACTCCAGAACCGAGACGACGCCCTCACCCACAAACAACACTGGGAACGGACACCCAGAGTACATCGCGTACGCGCTTGTCCCCGTGTTCTTCATCATGGGTCTCTTTGGTGTCCTCATCTGCCACCTGCTTAAGAAGAAAGGCTATCGTTGCACGACAGAAGCCGAGCAAGACGTGGAAGAAAAGGTTGAAAAGATAG agTTGAACGACAGTGTAAATGAAAATAGTGACACCGTTGGCCAGATTGTCCACTACATCATGAAGAATGAAG CAAATGCTGATGTTTTAAAAGCTATGGTGGCAGATAACAGCCTGTACGACCCTGAAAG CCCCGTGACCCCCAGCACTCCTGGGAGCCCGCCTGTGAGCCCCGGGCCTTTGTCACCAGGGGCCACCCCAGGGAAGCACGTCTGCGGGCACCATCTGCACACAGTGGGCGGTGTTGTTGAGCGGGACGTGTGTCATCGGTGTAGGCACAAGCGGTGGCACTTCATAAAACCCACCAACAAGTCCAAAGAGGGCCGCTCAAGGCGCCAAGGAGAGGTCACCGTCCTCTCTGTGGGCAG gTTTAGAGTTACAAAAGTGGAGCACAAGTCAAATCAGAAGGAGCGGAGAAGTTTGATGTCGGTCAGTGGGCCCGAGGGTGTCAATGGGGAGGTGCCTGTGACACCTGTGAAGAAAGAGCAAAGTGACACAGAATAG